The window AACAATATCGACATGGTAATTCTTTTTAAAAAACAGGGAAAAGATTATACACAAAAGCTTGCTGATACAATTGAAAGTTTAGAATATGCAAACTATTTTTTGCAAAAACTTACACAAAGTAAGATAAACTACAGTGTTGAGTACTACAATAGCCTAAAAGACTCTATAAGGAAGATCACAAATACAAACTATGTTGTTATAATTTTGTGGTTTATATCCTCAATCTTTATAAGCCTTGCGTTCACAAAAGAGCTGACAGATCCTATTTCGAAACTTGCAAAATTTGCCAATAGGGTTGCAAAAGGCGAGTTAAATTTTACCATACCCAAAGTTGAACCAACTGATGAGGTTGGAATCTTGAACAACTCATTTTCTGACATGCTTGAAAATATAAAAGATATGCTAAAAAAGCTTGAAGACAAGGCTGAGCTTGAAAAAGAGCTTGCACAAAAAGAGATTGAAACAGTAAAATACCAGCAAGCTCTGCAAGAAGCAGAACTAAAAACTCTTCAGGCTCAGATAAATCCTCATTTTTTGTTCAACACATTAAATACAATTACTCAAATTGCCATGTTTGAAAATGCCCAAAAGACATATGATATGTTAATTAAAACTTCAAATTACCTAAGATATTGTGTGCAGAATATAAATAAGCTTGTGACTATCGGTGATGAAATTGAAAATGTTAAAAACTATCTCTTTATTCACAACATAAGATTTGGAAACAAAATTAGCTTAGAAGTAGATGTCGAAAAAGATGTTGAAAGTGCGAAGATTCCAAGTATGATATTCCAGCCAATTGTTGAAAATTCTATCGTCCATGGTTTTGCTAAGAAAACTGAAGGTTTGATTAAGATTGTGGCAAAGAAAGAAAACCAGAGCTATATAAAAATTCACATAATAGACAATGGAAGTGGAATTGAACCACATGTTTTAGAAGAGATTACCAAAAAGTCTTACGTATCCAAAACATCAACAGGCATTGGACTTGAAAATATCACAAAAAGGCTTGAATTTTTCTTTGCTATTAAAAACCCCATAAGTATTGAGTCTCAGCTAAATGTTGGAACTACTGTGACAATTGTTATTCCTTATGTAAAATAGTTTACCAGTAATTAAAACGAAAGGGCGATGATTTTGATATGATGAAAATCCTAATATGTGA is drawn from Caldicellulosiruptor naganoensis and contains these coding sequences:
- a CDS encoding sensor histidine kinase, with the translated sequence MFFLPFKTYRAKLMFFIVTFIFTTVAINLLIQLNVNFIHNYFDKTYHNIESINTITNNFNTVSKSIQTYVISGDSDSILNVYDSLNSIAHELNQITCQNEDEIIFKRSIANIYTTISNNIDMVILFKKQGKDYTQKLADTIESLEYANYFLQKLTQSKINYSVEYYNSLKDSIRKITNTNYVVIILWFISSIFISLAFTKELTDPISKLAKFANRVAKGELNFTIPKVEPTDEVGILNNSFSDMLENIKDMLKKLEDKAELEKELAQKEIETVKYQQALQEAELKTLQAQINPHFLFNTLNTITQIAMFENAQKTYDMLIKTSNYLRYCVQNINKLVTIGDEIENVKNYLFIHNIRFGNKISLEVDVEKDVESAKIPSMIFQPIVENSIVHGFAKKTEGLIKIVAKKENQSYIKIHIIDNGSGIEPHVLEEITKKSYVSKTSTGIGLENITKRLEFFFAIKNPISIESQLNVGTTVTIVIPYVK